The following coding sequences lie in one Streptomyces sp. NBC_00510 genomic window:
- a CDS encoding cytochrome P450, whose amino-acid sequence MTTAHTKVPGPAGVPLLGSMFDLLREPLDTYERARRDHGDLVRFSAGPPGLRAEVHAVFSPEGAQQVLATEAAGFRKDSPFYEEVRQSFGNGLLTSQDTDYQRQRRLLQPLFTPRRVDGYATAVTAEAAALVADWHDAPDGTVDVLEEMHGLTLRTIARVLFGGAIEPAVDTVRRRMPVVNDYVRRRGFAPVRTPRHWPTPGNRRAAAATAELYAVCDAIIERRRAEGGDGQDLLSLLASARDEDGRPLDPAEIRDQVLIFLLAGHETTATSLAFALHLLARHPEDQARAREEIDRVLGGRVPAAADLDALPYLTAVLKEAMRLYPAAPVIGRRSVAAARIGGHLVPAGADVIVVPWVIHRHPGHWPEPGRFDPGRFTPQAEAARHRYAWLPFGGGPRACIGRHFSLLESVLALAVLLRGHELTAVDQDVPLGAGITLQARGPARCRLTPRAGV is encoded by the coding sequence ATGACGACCGCTCACACGAAGGTGCCGGGCCCGGCGGGGGTGCCGCTGCTCGGGTCGATGTTCGACCTGCTGCGCGAGCCCCTCGACACCTACGAGCGCGCGCGGCGCGACCACGGGGACCTCGTCCGCTTCAGCGCCGGCCCACCGGGGCTGCGCGCCGAGGTGCACGCGGTGTTCTCACCCGAGGGCGCCCAGCAGGTGCTGGCGACCGAAGCGGCCGGCTTCCGCAAGGACAGCCCGTTCTACGAGGAGGTCCGGCAGTCCTTCGGCAACGGGCTCCTCACCAGCCAGGACACCGACTACCAGCGGCAGCGCAGGCTCCTGCAGCCGCTGTTCACCCCGCGCCGCGTCGACGGCTACGCGACCGCCGTCACCGCCGAGGCCGCCGCCCTCGTCGCCGACTGGCACGACGCGCCCGACGGCACCGTCGACGTCCTGGAGGAGATGCACGGCCTCACCCTCCGCACGATCGCCCGCGTCCTGTTCGGCGGCGCGATCGAGCCGGCCGTCGACACCGTCCGCCGCCGCATGCCCGTCGTCAACGACTACGTCCGGCGGCGCGGCTTCGCCCCGGTGCGGACCCCCCGCCACTGGCCGACCCCCGGCAACCGGAGGGCGGCGGCCGCCACCGCCGAGCTGTACGCGGTCTGCGACGCGATCATCGAGCGCCGCCGCGCGGAGGGCGGCGACGGCCAGGACCTGCTCTCCCTGCTCGCCTCGGCCCGGGACGAGGACGGACGTCCCCTCGACCCCGCGGAGATCCGCGACCAGGTGCTGATCTTCCTTCTCGCCGGCCACGAGACGACCGCCACCTCGCTCGCCTTCGCCCTCCACCTGCTCGCCCGTCACCCCGAGGATCAGGCCCGGGCCCGGGAGGAGATCGACCGCGTCCTCGGTGGACGCGTCCCGGCGGCCGCGGACCTCGACGCCCTGCCCTACCTCACGGCGGTCCTCAAGGAGGCCATGCGCCTGTACCCGGCCGCGCCCGTCATCGGCCGCCGCTCGGTCGCCGCCGCCCGCATCGGCGGCCACCTCGTCCCGGCCGGCGCGGACGTCATCGTCGTCCCCTGGGTGATCCACCGCCATCCCGGCCACTGGCCGGAGCCCGGGCGCTTCGACCCCGGCCGCTTCACCCCGCAGGCGGAGGCCGCCCGCCACCGCTACGCCTGGCTCCCCTTCGGCGGCGGCCCCCGCGCCTGCATCGGCAGGCACTTCTCCCTGCTGGAGTCCGTGCTCGCCCTGGCCGTGCTGCTGCGCGGCCACGAACTCACCGCCGTCGACCAGGACGTCCCGCTCGGCGCGGGCATCACCCTCCAGGCCCGCGGACCGGCCCGCTGCCGCCTCACGCCCCGCGCGGGGGTGTGA
- a CDS encoding NUDIX domain-containing protein, with product MEDAPRSADELLDIVDEQDRVVGRATRGEATARGLRHRCVFVLARDGEGRVFVHRRTAEKLVFPALHDMFVGGVVGAGEEYDDAALREAEEELGVCGLPRPTALFSFLYEGTGAAAGHTWWSRVYEVRCDLPVVPQAEEVAWHDFVTEEELERLLPEWEWVPDGLEAWHRLRDWRRRR from the coding sequence ATGGAGGACGCTCCGCGCTCGGCGGACGAGCTGCTGGACATCGTGGACGAGCAGGACCGGGTGGTCGGCCGGGCGACGCGCGGCGAGGCCACCGCGCGCGGCCTGCGGCACCGCTGCGTCTTCGTCCTGGCCAGGGACGGCGAGGGGCGCGTGTTCGTGCACCGCCGCACCGCGGAGAAGCTGGTCTTCCCCGCCCTCCACGACATGTTCGTCGGCGGTGTGGTGGGCGCGGGCGAGGAGTACGACGACGCGGCGCTGCGCGAGGCGGAGGAGGAGCTGGGGGTCTGCGGTCTGCCGCGTCCGACGGCGCTGTTCAGCTTCCTGTACGAGGGGACGGGGGCGGCGGCGGGTCACACCTGGTGGTCCCGGGTGTATGAGGTGCGCTGCGACCTGCCGGTCGTGCCGCAGGCCGAGGAGGTCGCCTGGCACGACTTCGTGACGGAGGAGGAACTGGAACGCCTCCTGCCGGAGTGGGAATGGGTGCCCGACGGCCTGGAGGCCTGGCACCGGCTGCGCGACTGGCGACGACGAAGGTGA